A section of the Subtercola frigoramans genome encodes:
- a CDS encoding thioredoxin domain-containing protein: MANRLGDAISPYLRSHAENPVDWYPWGEPAFAEAARRDVPVLVSIGYSTCHWCHVMARESFSDPHLADVLNRGFVAVKVDREEHPEVDAVYLAAAGAFTQNLGWPLNVFVTPDAKPFFAGTYSPPVPVQGNPSFGQVLGAVADAWANRREEVESTARQLTEALAAAANGEHSENTEHAEHAENAEHDEGHEDGETASGTGEALPTPAQLAQVVFELDAYEDAIHGGFGGAPKFPVAPVLKFLQAMDAPLADRALKAMAASPLRDPVEGGFFRYATASDWSEPHYERMLYDNALLLDAYTTAAQKAGGPGGESRSPGQRAADAAAGIASFLLTTMQIDGGGFASAQDSESVVAGQQSEGGYYALDAEARSGETPPKLDLKVLTGWNGLAISALTHAGAALGNHQWLSAAALAADYVLDHHLRADGTLARASLGSQLSAAPAILEDYGMFADALLQLGSVLGNERYLRVGRELVDSTMSEAPSARAGEGKGKAVGATAERRLPFIAPGAGDPVLAAHGLLIEGDVSEGAYPSGLSAVSSAACALYFATGEGRYIEAVRQSLASVAEDALQRPIGFGAALEIMAKLAATDRARAGR, from the coding sequence ATGGCCAATCGACTGGGCGACGCGATCAGCCCGTACCTCCGTTCGCACGCTGAAAACCCTGTTGACTGGTACCCGTGGGGTGAGCCCGCATTCGCCGAGGCCGCCCGGCGCGACGTGCCGGTGCTCGTGTCGATCGGGTACTCCACGTGCCACTGGTGCCACGTGATGGCACGCGAGAGTTTCAGTGACCCACACCTCGCGGACGTGCTGAATCGCGGGTTCGTCGCTGTGAAGGTCGACCGGGAAGAGCATCCGGAGGTCGACGCGGTGTACCTCGCAGCTGCAGGGGCATTCACTCAGAACCTCGGCTGGCCGCTGAACGTGTTCGTCACGCCCGACGCGAAGCCGTTCTTCGCCGGCACGTATTCGCCACCGGTCCCGGTGCAGGGCAACCCCTCGTTCGGGCAGGTGCTCGGCGCCGTGGCGGATGCCTGGGCCAACCGACGCGAAGAAGTCGAGTCGACCGCACGGCAGCTCACCGAAGCGCTCGCCGCGGCGGCGAACGGTGAGCACAGCGAGAATACCGAGCATGCCGAGCATGCCGAGAATGCCGAGCACGATGAGGGCCATGAAGACGGCGAGACCGCCTCGGGCACTGGCGAAGCCCTCCCCACCCCCGCCCAGTTGGCGCAGGTCGTCTTCGAGCTCGACGCCTACGAAGACGCCATTCATGGTGGCTTCGGGGGTGCTCCGAAGTTCCCGGTTGCACCGGTGCTGAAGTTCCTGCAGGCGATGGATGCCCCGCTCGCCGACCGCGCCCTCAAGGCCATGGCGGCCTCTCCGCTCCGCGACCCGGTCGAGGGTGGCTTCTTCCGCTACGCGACGGCCTCCGACTGGAGCGAGCCGCACTACGAGCGCATGCTGTACGACAACGCGCTGCTGCTCGACGCGTACACGACGGCTGCGCAGAAGGCCGGGGGCCCGGGCGGCGAAAGCAGGTCGCCTGGGCAGAGGGCTGCCGATGCAGCAGCAGGCATCGCATCGTTCCTGCTCACGACGATGCAGATCGACGGCGGAGGGTTCGCCTCGGCGCAGGACTCTGAAAGCGTTGTCGCCGGTCAGCAGAGCGAGGGCGGCTACTACGCACTCGACGCCGAAGCACGGTCGGGGGAGACTCCGCCGAAGCTCGACCTCAAGGTGCTGACCGGGTGGAACGGACTCGCCATCTCGGCCCTCACGCACGCGGGCGCGGCTTTGGGCAATCACCAGTGGCTGAGTGCTGCGGCGTTGGCCGCGGACTATGTGCTCGATCACCATCTGCGCGCCGATGGAACCCTCGCGCGGGCTTCGCTGGGCAGCCAGCTTTCTGCCGCGCCGGCGATCCTCGAGGATTACGGGATGTTCGCCGACGCCCTGCTCCAGCTCGGGTCTGTTCTGGGTAATGAGAGGTACCTGCGGGTCGGCCGCGAGCTGGTCGACAGCACGATGAGTGAGGCACCTTCGGCGCGAGCGGGAGAGGGAAAGGGAAAGGCAGTGGGAGCCACGGCTGAGCGCCGGCTTCCGTTCATCGCGCCCGGTGCCGGCGACCCGGTGCTCGCCGCGCACGGGCTCCTGATCGAGGGTGATGTCTCCGAGGGTGCCTACCCGTCGGGACTTTCCGCCGTGTCGAGTGCGGCCTGTGCGCTCTACTTCGCAACAGGTGAGGGTCGTTACATCGAGGCGGTCCGCCAGTCGCTCGCCTCCGTGGCCGAGGATGCCCTGCAGCGCCCGATCGGATTCGGAGCGGCTCTGGAGATCATGGCGAAGCTCGCGGCGACCGATCGGGCACGCGCGGGTCGCTGA
- a CDS encoding sulfurtransferase, whose product MTFPAAPTQTLPGSGSPIVATPTVSTQWLCDHLGGESLVVLDASVLSAQGPGGLPLWLSGRGDFLDAGHIPSAEFADLIDDFSDPGAPFAFTKPTAAQFETAAATVGVRASSRVVVYDSGRGQWAARVWWLFRSFGFDNISVLDGGFTKWTAEDRPTATGFAEPVPAPPVLTEPAPAEFRARELPGFWVDKTLVESIVSRQTDALLICAVSPREFEGHTGNCSRLGHIPGSSSLPSAQVINSETNTLLKPDALRAVFAPVLAGRSTPMQSIVVYCAGGIAAALDALALAVIGETSVALYDGSLNEWADDPKAVLV is encoded by the coding sequence GTGACCTTCCCAGCCGCACCGACACAGACCCTCCCGGGCAGTGGCTCCCCCATCGTGGCGACCCCGACTGTGTCGACGCAGTGGCTCTGCGATCACCTGGGTGGCGAATCGCTGGTCGTGCTCGACGCCAGCGTTCTCTCGGCACAGGGGCCCGGTGGGTTGCCCCTGTGGCTCAGCGGCCGAGGCGACTTCCTGGATGCGGGCCACATTCCCTCAGCGGAGTTCGCCGACCTGATCGATGACTTCTCCGACCCCGGCGCTCCTTTCGCGTTCACAAAGCCCACTGCTGCCCAGTTCGAAACCGCTGCGGCGACAGTCGGCGTGCGGGCGTCTTCACGGGTTGTCGTCTACGACAGCGGGCGTGGGCAGTGGGCAGCCCGAGTCTGGTGGCTGTTCCGCTCGTTCGGCTTCGACAACATCTCCGTGCTCGACGGCGGCTTCACCAAGTGGACGGCCGAAGACCGCCCCACCGCGACCGGCTTCGCAGAACCTGTGCCGGCACCACCTGTTCTGACCGAGCCTGCGCCGGCAGAGTTCAGGGCGAGGGAGCTGCCCGGGTTCTGGGTCGACAAGACCCTCGTCGAATCCATTGTCAGTCGGCAGACGGATGCCCTACTGATCTGCGCCGTGTCACCCCGTGAATTCGAGGGTCACACCGGCAACTGCTCTCGGCTCGGGCACATCCCGGGCAGCTCGAGCCTGCCGTCCGCGCAGGTCATCAACAGCGAGACCAACACTCTTCTGAAGCCTGATGCACTCCGTGCGGTCTTCGCTCCGGTGCTGGCAGGGCGAAGCACTCCGATGCAGTCGATCGTCGTCTATTGCGCAGGAGGAATTGCCGCAGCGCTCGACGCGCTCGCACTCGCCGTCATCGGCGAGACGAGTGTCGCCCTCTACGACGGATCACTGAACGAGTGGGCCGACGACCCCAAGGCGGTGCTCGTCTAG
- a CDS encoding CoA-binding protein — protein MLKSQRTWVGPTAKERLQILRRAKSIAIVGASPNAARSSYFVGTYLLQSSDYRVYFVNPNASEILGQKAYPDLASLPEVPDIVDVFRKASDIPSVIDDVLTSGAKTIWIQLGIWNQDAALYGESKGLTVVMDRCIKVEHARFNGGLHLLGFDTGQITARKSLR, from the coding sequence CTGCTGAAGTCGCAGCGAACCTGGGTCGGGCCCACGGCCAAAGAGCGCCTCCAGATTCTGCGCAGAGCGAAGTCGATCGCCATCGTCGGCGCCTCACCGAACGCTGCCCGTTCGAGCTACTTCGTGGGCACCTACCTTCTGCAGTCGAGCGACTACCGGGTCTACTTCGTCAACCCGAACGCCAGCGAGATCCTGGGGCAGAAGGCCTACCCCGACCTCGCCTCTCTGCCAGAGGTTCCCGACATCGTCGACGTCTTCCGCAAGGCGAGCGACATTCCCTCGGTCATCGACGACGTGCTTACCAGCGGCGCGAAGACCATCTGGATCCAGCTCGGCATCTGGAACCAGGATGCCGCCCTCTACGGTGAGAGCAAAGGCCTGACCGTCGTGATGGACCGCTGCATCAAGGTCGAACACGCCCGGTTCAACGGCGGCCTGCACCTGCTCGGCTTCGACACCGGCCAGATCACGGCCCGTAAGAGCCTGCGCTGA